The sequence GAAGAGGAGCCCGAAACCCCTCTCGGCCGCCTCCGGATGCAATCGCCAGAACGCCTGAGCGTGTCGCCAGTCTGTTTCACTCAACCGGCACATGCGCCGCACCTGTGAGGCGCACGcaagacagagaaagaggaaggaaCATGTCGGGGGGCGCCAGCGGCAACGGGCGACAACCTCACGCTTCGCTGGAGGCACTCCGCTCGTCAGACTTCCTCTGAAGCACGAAGGCGGCAactgcgcatgcgctcgtGGGGCTGtcgtgcgcgcggcgacccTGCGAACCTGCAGGGCCCGACGCACCTGACTGAGAatttcgtcttcctcctcgggcgccaacggcgcgtctgcgaggATCTCCAGCCTGAAAAGGCACAGACGTCAGAACAAGAAGCCCTAATTAAAAAACTCACACACCTGCCCCCATCGCGTATCACGGCACGCCCCATGTGGAAACGTTCTTCGTCCACTGACCTCGCACATTTGGTCCAGAGACGTGTGCAACTGCGAGAAACGAAACCGATTCTTCTcacgcggctggcgagcaTGATATCCGCCGCCAGAAACGGAAGACACAAGCTCGTAATTCCCCCTccttcgcccccccccccccccccgccgccggaaGAGGCGGTTCAACACACCTCGCTCGATGAAAACCTTTcccaagagagagaggcacccGGTTGCCGATGCGCAGCGGGTGGGAGCTGAGGGGAGGCCATAACGCTCCAGAcaagcggcaggcgctgcgtgcTTCTTTAGGCGCCGAAACACGTTGGAGCGGACTTCGGAGAAGCGCTTGCTCCATGCGGCATCGTTGAGAGAGCGGGCGAAGAACAGAAAGAAAGAACGGAGCCTAGCAGAGGTAAGAGAAACGCTGTCCCGCGCACGGGGTGGTTCATGCTTACCTAAGTACGCCGACGTCCTTCATAGCGAAAGTGACGTGGCAGCATTTCTCCATAAATGGGCCaaagcgcagaggacgcgagaaCGTTCCcgggagaaaaaaacggtcggctgcggccttcgtctGCTCGCCACTCATCACGCCACCCTCGCTGCATCTACCGGACTCGCCCTTCTCTACGGCGGCCGACTTCGCGGAcgcccgtcgcctgcgaccgcgcgaggctctggGGCTCACCCGCGGGGCCTCGCCGgggcccgccgcgtcgccgttctcgaagtgcgaggaggcaggcgccgccgtcagTCTCCCATGGCTCTGTACAGATCGAACGCAGCTCTCTCCAAACGCCTGTGCTTCCCCGGGGCTTCCAGCACTGGCGGCGGACACGAGGCGCGACGCTTGCGACGCCTCAAATCCCACCGTGTCCCGCGCAACCTCGAGAGCAACTGAAGAAGAGATTTCACGCCGACCGCGTTTCGGAAcctgcttcgcggcgtccgcacatgcagcggcggcctcggagaCCAAAGACGCAGCTGGCGTCCACTGCGAAACGGATGAGGAGAACAGGTGAACACCGCGTAAGGAAGGGCGAGGGAACGCGAGGGACCGACAAGCGTGGAACAGCCATCCCAACGCGACAAATGGGAAACAGAAGCCCGAAGACGGTGCAGAGGACGATGACGGACGTGAGAGACACCACTGGCGATAGGCAGAAAGGCGCGGGTAAATCCCGAGAGCGGTAGATGCAAACACGCACTCCAGCATGAAACCCCCATAGAACCAAGAttcgcagcaggcgcctaAGCCAAAGACGCACCGTatctacatatgtatatatacatatgtgtacgtgtatatatatagcgaTATGACTGTGTTATGAGTGCATATACGCAATACACTCGGGAAGACGCTACTAATCGGGATACtatcctgcgcctcgccaggCTATGAGCGGAGATGTGCGGCCTCAGCGTACCTTGTTGGGCTCCATGCAGAAGAAGCCGTAGCTGCAAACGGCTTTCGCGAGAGAGTACCAAGAGGGAACAGACAGCAAGAGGGTCACTTTTGCTTTGCCTGAGGCATCCACTTCAACCTGTCGTTCTGCGGGGCCTTGATGCCGCCCACTGCTCTGTGAGTCTTCAGGCTTGGGAcgtgcgtcgtccgcgcttccccgctgtcgcggcttcttctctgccgcgtccgccacgacgtccttctcctcgtcgcggacgcgtcgccggctAAGGCACgatcgctcgccgcggagccctgcgtgtctctcctcggcggcgcgacgcgacgcgcctgcgtctgccttcgcgtccgccgcgccttcaaGCGCCCTACTGCcctccgcggacgcgtgTCGGCTGTCGAGCCTGCCTGCATACTCGCGTCCccctcgcggctgcctccaGACCGGCTCCGAGACGCCCAGGCACTGGTCTCGCGCAccgcccgcgcaggcgagctcCCGCCCCGGAAGCCCGAAACACTCTGTGTCGCTCcttgcgcctgcggcgcagcgcccgcggacTGCAGGGGCCGGCGAAACGGGGAGGTACCGCCACTGATGCAGATGCAAGAAGAAGTCCGGTTGGAGCCCAGCGAAGCCGGGTCTGCGCGACggagtctgcagcggcgtggctgcgcccgaggcctcgctctcgccgtgcagcggcgaagacgaggacgagtcCCGcgactgcgtctctgcgaggACGAGCCGTCGGCGCTTCGCTTTGGGAGCCGCCGGAGACaggagcggagacagcaggccttcttccttcggcccgcgcggcgtctccgtcccCGAGGCGTGGGGCGCGCGGTCGAACAGGCCCTCTGccacgcccgccgcgccggcagacccgcgctcggcgtgaggcgccgtcgcctcggccgcggctgcgatCGTGCTGGGGCTCACGGGCGTGGAGCCCGGGGtgcccgcggagacaggagacagaggtGGGGTGGCGTGGACAGTGCTGGCGCTCtcgaggcgagaaggccgacacctgccggcgcgccgaaTCGAAGGCGTCGCCCGGGGGTCTCGAAAGTGAGAAGGGGACGCGGCCAAGCACGAGGCGGCCTCAAggaggagcggcgcagaggttGAGCGCTTcaaggcgcgcgcagagctccCGTATGGCGCCGTGTTCCTCGGTGTGCACTCTGGCGGGAAGACCGCGGTAAACGTCGAAAGCAGCTGAcggcgctgcgacgccggcgagaacCCCGCGGAcaacgaggcggcgggcgacccTTGCCCTGCCCCGTAGTCCTCCTTCTGGCAGTCGGAGCCTTCGCCCCCTGGgggccgcgcgagccgcgaagccCGCGGGGTCACCAGCAGAGGGCTCAGAGAGACGGGCACGAGGGTAGGACCCATGGCGAGGACTGCGCGATCCACGAATACGACTAACGGAGACTAACGAAGTCCTGCGAGTCGGCAGGAACAGTTCGTAAAATTCAGACGCTCGCAATGCGGGACACTCAAAAATACGTGTACATCTATGAATATACGGATATATATGCTATATAGAAGTAGAGGCAGAAGCACCTAGAGTCGCCGGAGACACTCTCTCGCGTTGGTcagtggcggcggcgtgcgcggcacGGAATAGACAGAACAACCAGTCTCGAAAGAGACGCAGACTGGCGACGCTGCTGGCTCCGCGGGGCTGCGAGGATCGGGCGAAGCAGCCACCTGTGTCTACTTTTTTCGAGACGACAAGAAGGCAGGTGGCGTCGGCACGGCCAGAAGGAGAAGGCTCAACACGCGAAAGAAAAGGCGTCCTCCAGCGCCCTCGACTCCTTCCAAAGATAGACacaagcgcaggcgcgccccGCCCAAACAAAgaaagcgagacgcagaaaaagaaaaaagacgcGTCGCAGGGCCTTCCCAAGAAGGAAGCAAATGCCGGATTCCTCGCCCGTCAACAGGCGTCAGTCGCCTCcagggcagcgccgcgagggagaaagaaAGTCAGTGCTGCTTCACACCGAGGTGCTGCAGCGTGTGCGCTCGACCTCGGTGATGGCGGCACGAATCATAGGAGAGCGCCAACCTTTTCACGTTGCGCGCGGGACTCTGAGGAAGGTAaagcgcagcagaggccaTATACGCACCGCGGGCTTTACAGGGCTGGAGGGCACTAAGTCGGCTCGTCTCGCTGGCAAGGCAGAGCAACAAGGAAAACGCGAGGG is a genomic window of Besnoitia besnoiti strain Bb-Ger1 chromosome IV, whole genome shotgun sequence containing:
- a CDS encoding hypothetical protein (encoded by transcript BESB_053740) — translated: MGPTLVPVSLSPLLVTPRASRLARPPGGEGSDCQKEDYGAGQGSPAASLSAGFSPASQRRQLLSTFTAVFPPECTPRNTAPYGSSARALKRSTSAPLLLEAASCLAASPSHFRDPRATPSIRRAGRCRPSRLESASTVHATPPLSPVSAGTPGSTPVSPSTIAAAAEATAPHAERGSAGAAGVAEGLFDRAPHASGTETPRGPKEEGLLSPLLSPAAPKAKRRRLVLAETQSRDSSSSSPLHGESEASGAATPLQTPSRRPGFAGLQPDFFLHLHQWRYLPVSPAPAVRGRCAAGARSDTECFGLPGRELACAGGARDQCLGVSEPVWRQPRGGREYAGRLDSRHASAEGSRALEGAADAKADAGASRRAAEERHAGLRGERSCLSRRRVRDEEKDVVADAAEKKPRQRGSADDARPKPEDSQSSGRHQGPAERQVEVDASGKAKVTLLLSVPSWYSLAKAVCSYGFFCMEPNKWTPAASLVSEAAAACADAAKQVPKRGRREISSSVALEVARDTVGFEASQASRLVSAASAGSPGEAQAFGESCVRSVQSHGRLTAAPASSHFENGDAAGPGEAPRVSPRASRGRRRRASAKSAAVEKGESGRCSEGGVMSGEQTKAAADRFFLPGTFSRPLRFGPFMEKCCHVTFAMKDVGVLRLEILADAPLAPEEEDEILSQVRRMCRLSETDWRHAQAFWRLHPEAAERGFGLLFRSPTLWEDIVKTVTICNVRWRQSCVMNDLFCRRISSIPGSFPSPLDFLRFNAQDLSRLAGVGYRADRLLRLAHRVVDGSLDLAELDEGPPPPPTDSQGCDGVLGSSVSLSRLAAPACAASLPSNGVARGAQGGGGRRKKREESEPSEDTSYQDERKWRLLSTQEKLLAIHGIGPFAAHNILQLIGFTEVDAFDSETIRHMEEVHGVKKKSVKDVHEVARQRFAPYMPYQFVAYWYELWKHYEQKVGARSEVWTEQNSVFILQDERHMKPPCVTADGSLPAYASAAENAPANLLRQIRELGGLPFMAKPPPRVSASPKAEAEAVEDEPTAREANRDCGSAGAKPRLNPKREATGKAGRARGAKTSEARQLGKSLSQALRVRGRPNLEKSENDERSADGKSRSRRSLRLIAAKS